A single window of Jeotgalibacillus haloalkalitolerans DNA harbors:
- a CDS encoding DUF4190 domain-containing protein produces the protein MNDEKNEEKNKEIIKTEYDTEVGDELSQVSPSWYADTERKRDGVIKNTNKGIWLAYASIILGILAFFTAPVIFGAAAIILGFLARRSKEAKAGGIGIAIGLIAMLLGILIYPLL, from the coding sequence TTGAATGATGAGAAAAATGAGGAAAAAAATAAAGAAATTATTAAAACGGAGTATGATACGGAGGTAGGAGATGAGCTCTCTCAGGTGAGTCCGTCCTGGTATGCAGATACTGAACGGAAGAGAGACGGTGTAATCAAAAATACCAACAAGGGCATCTGGCTTGCTTATGCTTCAATTATTCTGGGTATACTTGCTTTTTTCACAGCGCCGGTCATCTTCGGAGCGGCAGCGATCATATTAGGGTTTCTTGCGAGAAGATCTAAAGAGGCGAAAGCAGGGGGAATCGGGATTGCGATCGGTTTGATTGCAATGCTGCTTGGGATATTGATTTATCCACTGCTATAA
- a CDS encoding 5' nucleotidase, NT5C type, whose protein sequence is MRLGIDIDGTVTCPSSLIPHINRAFNSRLTLDDIKEYDLTKALPEVNPETFSKWFESTEAEIYGASPMNEEADAVLKQLQSSHELIYISARGTEHQHLTKEWFHRHDIHFDRIILTGSHNKLKAVKDNRIDLFLEDKHDNAVDIHEEAGIPVLLFDAPYNRQPHPEGVIRITSWHEAKFYIQQFEKKLSSQR, encoded by the coding sequence ATGCGTTTAGGAATTGACATCGATGGCACAGTCACCTGTCCTTCTTCACTGATCCCGCACATTAATCGTGCTTTTAACAGCCGCCTTACACTTGATGATATAAAAGAATATGACTTAACCAAGGCCCTGCCTGAAGTAAATCCTGAGACATTTTCGAAATGGTTTGAATCAACAGAAGCGGAAATTTACGGGGCATCACCAATGAATGAAGAGGCAGATGCTGTTTTAAAGCAATTACAGTCTTCCCACGAGCTAATCTATATCAGCGCCAGAGGTACTGAACACCAGCATTTGACGAAAGAATGGTTTCATCGCCATGATATTCATTTTGACCGGATTATTCTGACCGGTTCCCACAATAAACTTAAGGCAGTGAAGGACAACCGAATTGATCTGTTTCTAGAGGATAAGCATGACAATGCTGTTGATATTCATGAGGAAGCAGGGATTCCTGTACTGCTGTTTGATGCACCTTATAACAGACAGCCGCATCCCGAGGGCGTCATCAGAATTACGTCATGGCATGAGGCAAAATTTTATATTCAGCAATTTGAAAAAAAGCTCAGTTCGCAAAGATAA
- a CDS encoding Fur family transcriptional regulator, giving the protein MNLQEAIELLKQEGFKQTGKRKMMLELFDRYDRYMTAKEVLEEMSLHHKGLSFDTIYRNLSTFVSLNILEETELSGEKHFRFVCDSGHHHHHFICLDCGKTKQIHTCPMSALNENLSGYDISGHKFEIYGTCPECQ; this is encoded by the coding sequence GTGAACCTTCAGGAAGCAATCGAATTATTAAAGCAGGAAGGTTTCAAGCAAACCGGTAAAAGAAAAATGATGCTTGAGCTTTTTGACCGGTATGATCGTTATATGACAGCAAAGGAAGTCCTTGAAGAGATGAGTCTTCATCATAAGGGATTAAGCTTTGATACAATTTACCGGAACCTTTCCACCTTTGTATCACTGAATATACTTGAAGAAACCGAATTATCGGGGGAAAAGCATTTTCGCTTCGTTTGTGACAGCGGTCATCACCATCATCATTTTATCTGTCTTGACTGCGGCAAAACCAAGCAAATCCACACGTGTCCAATGTCCGCTTTAAATGAGAATTTAAGCGGTTATGATATCTCCGGTCATAAGTTTGAGATCTATGGCACATGTCCTGAATGCCAATAA
- the ispG gene encoding flavodoxin-dependent (E)-4-hydroxy-3-methylbut-2-enyl-diphosphate synthase, whose amino-acid sequence MGDITHRSNTRPVKVGDLTIGGNNELVIQSMTTTKTHDVEATVAEIKRLEEAGCQIVRVACPDERAADAIPEIKKRINIPLVVDIHFDYKLALKAIEGGADKIRINPGNIGRREKVEAVVKAAKEKNIPIRIGVNAGSLERKILEKYGYPTADGMVESALHHIKILEDLDFHDIIVSMKASDVNLAIEAYEKAAKAFDYPLHLGITESGTLFAGTVKSAAGLGAILSKGIGNTLRISLSADPVEEVKVARELLKSFGLASNAATLISCPTCGRIEIDLISIANEVEEYISTIKAPLKVAVLGCAVNGPGEAREADIGIAGARGEGLLFMKGKTVRKVPEATMVEELKVEIDKLAEEHYRKQAEEAALQK is encoded by the coding sequence GTGGGAGACATTACACATCGTTCGAATACGCGCCCTGTAAAAGTCGGGGATTTAACTATAGGTGGAAATAACGAACTTGTTATTCAAAGTATGACAACTACAAAAACGCATGATGTTGAAGCAACTGTTGCAGAAATTAAGCGGCTTGAAGAAGCCGGATGTCAGATTGTCCGGGTTGCCTGCCCTGACGAAAGAGCAGCTGATGCAATTCCTGAAATTAAAAAAAGAATTAATATTCCTTTAGTCGTTGATATTCATTTTGATTATAAGCTGGCTTTAAAGGCGATCGAAGGCGGCGCAGATAAAATCAGAATCAACCCTGGTAATATTGGCCGACGCGAAAAGGTTGAAGCTGTTGTAAAAGCAGCTAAAGAAAAGAACATTCCGATCCGTATCGGTGTTAACGCAGGGAGCTTAGAAAGAAAAATTCTTGAGAAATACGGTTACCCTACTGCTGACGGAATGGTTGAAAGTGCGCTGCACCATATTAAGATCCTTGAAGATCTGGACTTCCACGATATCATCGTGTCGATGAAAGCATCTGATGTAAACCTTGCGATCGAAGCATATGAAAAAGCAGCGAAAGCTTTTGACTATCCTTTACACCTCGGGATCACAGAATCAGGTACCCTTTTTGCAGGAACAGTGAAGAGTGCAGCAGGTCTCGGCGCAATTTTGAGTAAAGGCATCGGTAATACACTGAGAATTTCACTTAGTGCAGATCCTGTCGAAGAAGTAAAAGTTGCACGGGAACTGTTAAAATCATTCGGGCTTGCATCTAATGCGGCAACGCTGATCTCATGCCCTACATGCGGAAGAATTGAGATTGACCTGATTTCAATCGCGAATGAAGTTGAGGAGTATATCTCAACGATTAAAGCTCCGCTGAAAGTTGCAGTGTTAGGGTGTGCAGTTAATGGTCCTGGTGAAGCACGTGAAGCGGATATCGGAATCGCCGGTGCAAGAGGAGAAGGTCTTCTGTTCATGAAAGGCAAGACGGTCCGTAAAGTACCTGAAGCGACAATGGTTGAAGAACTGAAGGTTGAAATTGATAAGCTTGCTGAAGAACACTACCGCAAGCAGGCTGAAGAAGCAGCCCTACAGAAATAA
- a CDS encoding metal ABC transporter permease, with translation MLEAILRYEFLQNAFAAGILIGLIAPLLGAFIVVRRLSLIADALSHVTLSGIAASLFLSKTFVVFNGLNPLWLGMGFSVAGSLLIERLRAVYKHYQELAIPILLSGGIGVGVIFISLADGFNTDLFSYLFGSVSAVGRSDLYLITGISVIVLLIVSLLYKELFLLSFDEEFGKASGLSTKALHLVFMVMTALVIAASMRIVGILLVSSLMTLPVAAAMRLSKGFKQTIGLSVLFGEIAVIVGLISAFYLDLAPGGTIVVSSILILLAAIGYRNWFAVKK, from the coding sequence ATGTTAGAGGCGATTTTAAGGTATGAATTTTTACAGAATGCTTTTGCAGCAGGAATTCTGATTGGACTGATTGCACCTTTGCTTGGGGCTTTTATCGTAGTCAGAAGACTGTCGTTAATTGCAGATGCACTCAGTCATGTAACGTTATCAGGTATTGCTGCGAGTCTGTTTTTAAGTAAGACTTTTGTGGTATTTAACGGCTTAAATCCACTGTGGCTCGGGATGGGTTTTTCAGTTGCGGGTTCATTATTAATTGAGAGGCTCAGAGCTGTATATAAACACTACCAGGAGCTTGCCATTCCAATTCTATTATCAGGCGGGATTGGTGTCGGGGTTATTTTTATATCGCTTGCAGATGGATTTAACACTGATTTGTTCAGCTATCTGTTCGGAAGTGTCAGTGCTGTTGGAAGAAGCGACTTATATTTGATTACCGGAATTTCCGTCATTGTTCTGCTTATCGTATCTTTATTATATAAAGAGTTATTTTTATTATCATTTGATGAAGAGTTTGGTAAAGCATCAGGACTATCTACAAAAGCGCTTCATTTAGTGTTTATGGTCATGACGGCGCTGGTGATCGCAGCTTCAATGAGAATTGTCGGCATACTTCTGGTATCATCATTAATGACACTTCCGGTTGCAGCGGCGATGAGATTATCCAAAGGTTTTAAACAGACAATCGGGCTGTCAGTGCTATTTGGAGAGATCGCAGTCATTGTCGGGCTGATCAGTGCGTTTTACCTTGATTTAGCGCCGGGTGGTACCATTGTCGTATCGTCTATTCTGATCTTACTTGCTGCAATTGGTTATCGGAATTGGTTCGCTGTAAAGAAATAA